A genomic window from Glycine soja cultivar W05 chromosome 10, ASM419377v2, whole genome shotgun sequence includes:
- the LOC114372596 gene encoding 7-hydroxymethyl chlorophyll a reductase, chloroplastic gives MSSLSLYANLSSLPSSLTIRSSSSKDTSLKQDWRTKSKPIPPGGTYPAKDHCSRCGLCDTYYIAHVKNACAFLGDGMSKIERLEPVVHGRGRKTDNLDETYLGVYEELLYARKLNPVEGAQWTGIVTTIAIEMLKSGMVEAVICVQSDPDDRFAPRPVLARTPEEVLAAKGVKPTLSPNLNTLALVEAAGVKRLLFCGVGCQVQALRSVEHHLNLDKLYVLGTNCVDNGTRQGLDKFLKAASQSPETVLHYEFMQDYKVHLKHLDGHIEEVPYFCLPANDLVDVIAPSCYSCFDYTNALADLVVGYMGVPKYSGIGMTQHPQYVTVRNERGREMLSLIENLLEITPTISTGDRRPFVMETVKADDEAKLGRGPSQPTPKFIGNLLAFILNLIGPKGLEFARYSLDYHTIRNYLHVNRMWGKERADRHMPTYAKKIVDLYNQNGQIEKMLSNK, from the exons ATGTCTTCCTTATCCCTATATGCCAACCTCTCCTCTCTACCATCCTCCCTCACCATTCGTTCTTCTTCATCCAAAG ATACCTCTTTGAAACAGGATTGGAGGACAAAGTCCAAACCTATCCCACCAGGTGGCACATACCCTGCAAAAGATCATTGCAG TCGTTGTGGGTTGTGTGATACTTACTATATTGCCCATGTCAAGAATGCATGTGCTTTCTTGGGAGATGGAATGTCTAAGATTGAA AGATTGGAACCTGTTGTTCATGGTAGGGGCAGGAAGACTGATAACTTGGATGAGACCTACTTAGGGGTATATGAGGAACTGCTATATGCTCGGAAACTTAACCCTGTGGAAG GAGCTCAATGGACTGGGATAGTAACAACCATTGCAATAGAAATGCTTAAATCAGGCATGGTGGAGGCTGTCATTTGTGTACAAAG TGATCCTGATGATAGATTTGCTCCAAGACCTGTTTTAGCAAG GACACCAGAAGAGGTGTTGGCTGCTAAAGGTGTCAAGCCAACATTGTCACCTAACCTCAATACTCTCGCACTTGTTGAG GCTGCAGGTGTCAAGCGCCTTCTTTTCTGTGGTGTAGGTTGCCAGGTGCAAG CATTAAGATCTGTGGAGCACCACTTGAATTTGGATAAGCTCTATGTTTTAGGCACAAATTGTG TGGACAATGGTACTAGGCAAGGGCTGGATAAGTTTCTGAAAGCTGCGAGCCAATCACCAGAAACAGTTCTACATTATGAGTTTATGCAAGATTACAAG GTTCACTTGAAGCATTTGGATGGTCATATAGAAGAG GTTCCTTATTTCTGTCTGCCAGCAAACGATTTGGTTGATGTTATTGCCCCATCTTGTTACAG CTGTTTTGACTATACAAATGCTTTAGCT gACTTAGTGGTTGGATATATGGGAGTGCCAAAATATTCTGGAATCGGCATGACACAACATCCACAATATGTAACAGTAAG GAATGAACGTGGAAGAGAGATGTTGAGTCTTATAGAGAACTTACTGGAGATTACTCCAACAATTAGTACT GGGGATAGGCGACCATTTGTCATGGAGACTGTTAAGGCTGATGATGAAGCTAAGTTAG GAAGAGGTCCTTCTCAGCCTACCCCAAAGTTTATTGGAAATTTGCTGGCTTTTATACTAAACTTG ATTGGTCCAAAGGGTCTTGAATTTGCACGCTATTCACTTGATTATCATACCATTCGCAACTATCTTCATGTGAATCGTATGTGGGGAAAGGAAAG GGCTGATAGGCACATGCCTACATATGCTAAGAAAATTGTGGATTTGTACAACCAAAATGGTCAAATTGAGAAGATGCTTTCTAACAAGTGA